The following proteins come from a genomic window of Paenibacillus spongiae:
- the hslU gene encoding ATP-dependent protease ATPase subunit HslU, which yields MKNEDLTPRQIVTELDKYIVGQKQAKRSVAIALRNRYRRSRLDEALRDEIVPKNILMIGPTGVGKTEIARRLAKLVNAPFVKVEATKFTEVGYVGRDVESMVRDLVETAIRMVKAERTEKVRDKAEKMANDRIVSILVPSASKSKTGKNPLEMLFGGQNAKDAAEEEPELDASIVDRRKQVKEQLEAGKLEQDLIEIEVEDTSPSMLDMLSGQGGDGMGMGMNMQEMFGQLMPKRAKKRKLPVKEARKVLTQEEANKLIDMDDVISESVSRAEQSGIIFIDEIDKIASSSRGNGPDVSREGVQRDILPIVEGSVIMTKYGPVKTDYTLFIAAGAFHVAKPSDLIPELQGRFPIRVELTNLSLDDFVKILTEPKNALTKQYTALLETEGIEIDFTEEAIRELASIAADVNKNTENIGARRLHTILEKLLEDLSFEAPELSLDRMTITPEYVRDKLGNIAKNRDLSQYIL from the coding sequence ATGAAGAATGAAGATTTGACGCCCCGGCAGATCGTCACTGAACTGGATAAATATATAGTCGGACAGAAGCAGGCGAAGCGGTCGGTTGCGATTGCGCTTCGCAACCGTTATCGCAGAAGCCGCCTGGATGAAGCGCTGCGTGATGAGATTGTCCCCAAAAATATTCTAATGATCGGGCCGACGGGGGTCGGTAAGACTGAAATCGCCCGCCGCTTGGCCAAGTTGGTCAATGCCCCTTTCGTTAAAGTAGAAGCGACGAAATTCACTGAGGTGGGCTATGTCGGCCGGGATGTTGAGTCCATGGTAAGGGATTTGGTCGAGACCGCGATCCGGATGGTCAAAGCGGAACGGACCGAGAAGGTGCGTGATAAAGCCGAAAAAATGGCGAATGACCGAATCGTGTCCATTCTCGTTCCGTCCGCATCTAAGTCCAAAACAGGCAAAAATCCGTTAGAGATGCTGTTCGGCGGCCAGAACGCGAAGGATGCCGCGGAAGAAGAGCCGGAATTGGATGCTTCGATCGTCGACCGCCGCAAGCAGGTCAAGGAGCAGCTGGAGGCAGGCAAGCTGGAGCAGGACTTGATTGAGATCGAGGTTGAGGATACGTCGCCGAGCATGCTGGATATGCTGTCCGGTCAAGGCGGCGATGGCATGGGCATGGGGATGAATATGCAGGAGATGTTCGGCCAGCTGATGCCGAAGCGCGCGAAGAAACGCAAGCTCCCTGTGAAAGAAGCCCGTAAAGTGCTTACGCAGGAAGAAGCGAATAAATTAATCGATATGGACGACGTGATATCGGAATCTGTCAGCCGCGCCGAACAATCGGGTATTATTTTCATTGATGAAATCGACAAAATCGCTAGCTCCTCGCGCGGCAACGGTCCCGACGTCTCGCGTGAAGGCGTGCAGCGCGATATTCTTCCGATTGTGGAAGGGTCGGTTATTATGACCAAGTACGGCCCTGTTAAGACGGACTATACCCTGTTTATTGCGGCAGGAGCATTCCATGTCGCCAAGCCGTCGGATTTGATACCGGAGCTGCAGGGCAGATTCCCGATTCGGGTAGAATTGACGAATCTGAGCCTGGATGACTTTGTCAAAATATTAACGGAACCGAAAAATGCGCTAACCAAACAGTATACGGCGCTGCTGGAAACAGAGGGCATTGAGATCGATTTCACCGAGGAAGCGATTCGCGAGCTGGCTTCCATTGCGGCGGACGTCAATAAGAACACAGAGAACATTGGAGCACGGCGTCTCCATACCATTTTGGAAAAGCTGCTTGAGGATTTATCGTTCGAGGCGCCGGAATTGTCGCTTGACCGGATGACGATAACGCCCGAATATGTGAGGGATAAGCTGGGGAACATTGCCAAGAACCGCGATTTGAGTCAATATATTTTGTAA
- the codY gene encoding GTP-sensing pleiotropic transcriptional regulator CodY → MILLAKTRTLNRLLQRAAGGALNFRDMAEVLCTTIQADIFVVSRRGKVLGCAAVSPFHHEQLRAMSTDELRFSVECNERFMNMQETVTNVKPDEGIHEAFPSMAEQEMMTVVPIVGGRDRLGTLVLLRSADPFGDDDLILAEYGSTIVGMEILRERAEEIEQEARSRAVVAVAVGSLSFSEQEAVEHIFDELEGKEGLLIASKIADRVGITRSVIVNALRKLESAGVIETRSLGMKGTYIKILNSQLILELEKKKI, encoded by the coding sequence ATGATTTTACTTGCAAAGACAAGAACGCTAAATCGGCTGCTGCAGCGCGCAGCCGGAGGAGCGCTCAATTTTCGGGATATGGCGGAGGTGCTTTGCACAACGATACAAGCGGATATCTTTGTCGTCAGCCGGCGGGGAAAGGTGCTTGGTTGTGCAGCCGTAAGCCCTTTTCATCATGAACAGCTGCGGGCTATGTCCACCGATGAGCTGCGTTTCTCAGTGGAATGCAATGAACGTTTTATGAACATGCAAGAAACGGTCACAAATGTAAAGCCGGATGAGGGAATTCATGAGGCGTTCCCATCGATGGCCGAGCAAGAGATGATGACGGTTGTGCCGATTGTCGGAGGAAGAGACCGGTTAGGGACTTTAGTCCTTCTTCGAAGCGCGGATCCGTTTGGAGACGATGATCTTATATTGGCGGAATACGGCTCGACGATTGTCGGGATGGAGATCCTTCGGGAACGCGCGGAGGAAATCGAGCAGGAAGCAAGAAGCCGTGCTGTCGTTGCCGTTGCGGTCGGATCGCTATCCTTCAGCGAACAGGAGGCGGTCGAGCATATTTTTGATGAGCTTGAAGGCAAAGAAGGGCTGCTGATTGCATCAAAAATTGCCGATCGGGTCGGCATTACAAGGTCTGTCATCGTGAATGCGCTCCGCAAGCTCGAAAGCGCCGGCGTCATCGAAACGCGTTCCTTGGGCATGAAAGGAACCTATATTAAAATTTTGAATTCTCAGCTCATATTAGAGCTTGAAAAGAAAAAAATATAG
- the flgB gene encoding flagellar basal body rod protein FlgB: MNLLNGPVFKRLEGAISAAELRQKVVSNNVANADTPNFKRSEVLFEELLAQQMGNQTSQINGKRTDSRHFVIGQSDSVPGASIVADANTVMNNNSNNVDIEREMALLAKNQLTYNYYIQQVNHDMRMIRTAIEGRA, translated from the coding sequence ATGAACCTGCTGAATGGCCCGGTATTCAAGCGGCTGGAAGGTGCCATCAGTGCTGCGGAGCTGCGTCAGAAAGTCGTCTCTAACAACGTGGCTAACGCCGATACGCCGAATTTCAAGCGTTCAGAAGTGCTATTTGAGGAACTGTTGGCCCAACAAATGGGAAATCAGACTTCCCAAATCAATGGAAAACGAACCGATTCTAGGCATTTTGTCATCGGTCAATCCGATTCGGTTCCGGGAGCGTCAATCGTGGCGGATGCGAATACAGTCATGAACAATAACTCGAATAATGTCGATATTGAGCGGGAGATGGCGCTTCTGGCGAAGAATCAATTAACTTACAATTATTACATCCAACAGGTTAATCATGACATGAGAATGATTCGTACGGCAATAGAAGGGAGAGCTTGA
- the flgC gene encoding flagellar basal body rod protein FlgC, which yields MKLTNGFNVSASALTAQRLRMDVISSNIANAETTRGKFVNGQYEPYKRKMVVIEPIQPSFSDVLNAQISGSERAAGVKATRIIEDSSPSKLVYNPSHPDADEAGYVKLPNVDVMKEMVDMISATRSYEANVTALNATKAMFVKALEIGK from the coding sequence GTGAAGCTTACAAACGGATTTAATGTCAGCGCATCGGCATTGACGGCACAGCGTCTCAGGATGGATGTCATCTCCTCCAACATTGCCAACGCCGAGACGACCCGCGGGAAATTCGTTAATGGCCAATATGAACCTTACAAACGGAAGATGGTTGTCATCGAGCCGATACAGCCTTCTTTTTCTGACGTTCTAAATGCGCAAATCAGCGGATCGGAAAGAGCCGCGGGGGTTAAAGCGACAAGAATTATCGAAGACAGCTCGCCGTCGAAGCTGGTTTATAATCCGAGCCATCCTGATGCAGACGAAGCAGGATATGTCAAATTACCTAATGTTGACGTCATGAAAGAAATGGTGGATATGATCTCTGCTACGCGGTCTTATGAGGCGAACGTAACGGCCCTGAATGCGACTAAAGCCATGTTTGTAAAGGCGCTGGAGATCGGGAAGTAG
- the fliE gene encoding flagellar hook-basal body complex protein FliE produces MIQQIVMNPVQALRTVEQGQAADKTPAELTQSFGKYLNKALESVDAQEKNVHALTDQFMLGQVDVTKVMIASEQAQLSLQLTSQVRNKVIEAYQEIMRIQL; encoded by the coding sequence GTGATACAGCAAATCGTGATGAATCCGGTACAGGCGCTGCGGACCGTTGAACAAGGACAGGCTGCGGATAAAACGCCGGCCGAGCTGACGCAGAGCTTCGGTAAATATTTGAATAAGGCGCTGGAGAGCGTCGACGCCCAAGAGAAGAACGTTCACGCGCTTACCGATCAGTTTATGCTGGGGCAGGTTGATGTAACGAAGGTGATGATTGCTTCTGAACAAGCGCAGCTCAGTCTGCAGTTAACCTCACAAGTCCGCAACAAAGTCATCGAAGCTTATCAAGAAATCATGCGGATACAGCTGTAA
- the fliF gene encoding flagellar basal-body MS-ring/collar protein FliF → MNEKLNQYRGRLSQYWSGVGKKQRIWLGATAGVLLISVILLTVIFSKTEYELAFRDLDSTDAAAVMSYLDGSGIPYKLSDAGTSISVPAAEAAKAKVEAGSQGLIQNGSMGFAAFNEGSSPFGATDREFDVKYRSALNGEIQQLLNGMQGVQKSNVLVTLPEESVFLSTEEQEPASASIMITFKPGYRPTQKEVDGYYNLVKTAVPKLNVADITISSPEGELIASNEVGGNGSAMALETHFQIQRKYENDLKRNIQQFLSPMVGMNNLVVSVSSSINFDKKMTDEDLVKPLDDNNNNGIIISEQTNSKTATGSNGAGGVVGTGETDVPGYQAADGSGTTNTEENSRTTNYDVNRIKNQIQSGPYVIKDLSISVAVEKSRLNDEAKKDINAYLTSLVRSQLVESGQNVTDDALVAKKVSLIAQTFAEGSGATAVTGLSTPWMIGIGLAALALIGGLGFVVLRRRKRANQEEEVIVPGKLEYPTIDLDSANNESQVRKQLDTLAKRKPEEFVNLLRTWLVDE, encoded by the coding sequence GTGAACGAGAAATTGAACCAATACAGAGGCAGGTTGTCTCAGTATTGGAGTGGAGTAGGGAAGAAGCAACGAATCTGGCTTGGAGCTACGGCAGGGGTATTACTTATATCTGTCATTCTGCTAACAGTAATCTTCTCCAAGACGGAGTATGAACTCGCGTTTCGCGATTTGGACAGCACGGATGCAGCAGCGGTGATGAGCTATCTGGATGGCAGCGGTATTCCTTACAAGCTGTCTGATGCGGGAACAAGCATTTCGGTACCGGCAGCCGAGGCAGCCAAAGCGAAGGTGGAGGCAGGCTCGCAAGGCCTCATACAGAATGGTTCAATGGGCTTCGCAGCCTTCAACGAGGGCTCATCGCCGTTCGGTGCGACGGACCGGGAGTTCGATGTGAAGTACCGCAGCGCTCTCAACGGTGAAATTCAGCAGCTGCTGAACGGCATGCAGGGCGTACAAAAATCTAACGTTCTTGTTACACTCCCTGAAGAAAGCGTGTTTCTCTCGACAGAAGAACAGGAACCGGCTTCCGCGTCGATCATGATTACGTTCAAACCGGGATATCGTCCTACACAGAAAGAAGTAGATGGGTATTATAACCTAGTCAAAACGGCGGTCCCTAAGCTGAACGTTGCAGACATTACGATATCGAGCCCGGAAGGCGAGCTTATCGCCTCGAACGAAGTGGGCGGGAACGGCAGTGCGATGGCATTGGAAACCCACTTTCAAATCCAGCGCAAATACGAGAATGACCTGAAACGCAACATCCAACAGTTTCTAAGTCCGATGGTAGGCATGAATAATCTCGTCGTCAGCGTTTCGAGCTCGATTAATTTCGATAAGAAAATGACGGACGAAGACCTGGTAAAACCGCTTGATGACAACAATAACAACGGCATTATCATCAGCGAACAGACAAACTCCAAGACCGCTACCGGCTCGAACGGCGCCGGCGGGGTAGTCGGCACCGGCGAAACGGATGTGCCCGGCTATCAGGCGGCTGACGGCAGCGGCACTACGAACACCGAAGAAAACTCGCGTACAACGAACTATGATGTCAATCGGATCAAGAATCAGATTCAATCCGGCCCTTATGTCATTAAAGATTTATCCATTAGCGTTGCGGTTGAAAAGTCAAGATTGAACGATGAAGCCAAGAAAGACATTAACGCTTACTTGACGTCCCTTGTCCGTTCGCAGCTGGTCGAATCCGGTCAGAATGTTACTGATGACGCACTAGTCGCCAAAAAAGTTTCACTCATCGCACAAACATTCGCGGAAGGAAGCGGAGCAACCGCTGTTACGGGCTTGTCCACGCCATGGATGATCGGAATCGGACTCGCCGCACTTGCTTTAATCGGCGGTCTCGGTTTTGTCGTGCTTCGCAGGCGCAAGCGAGCAAACCAAGAGGAAGAAGTCATCGTTCCGGGCAAATTGGAATATCCGACGATCGACCTCGACAGTGCAAATAACGAAAGCCAAGTGCGTAAACAGCTCGATACATTAGCAAAACGCAAGCCCGAAGAATTCGTCAATCTTCTTCGCACATGGCTTGTCGATGAATAG
- the fliG gene encoding flagellar motor switch protein FliG, with the protein MAKVAQGFSGRQKAAILLISLGPEVSAQIFKHLREEEIEQLTLEIANVRKVDNADKEMILSEFHQICLAQEYISQGGIAYAREILEKALGEQKAVEVINRLTATLQVRPFDFARKADASQILNFIQNENSQTIALVLSYLQADQSAQILSSLPQEKQADVARRVALMDSTSPEVISQVERILEQKLSATVTQDYTSAGGIESIVQILNGVDRGTERTILDALEIQDPELAEEIKKRMFVFEDIVNIDNRSIQRIIRDIENADLQLALKVASEEVREAIFRNMSKRMAETFMEEMEYMGPVRLRDVEEAQTRIVATIRRLEESGEIIIARGGGDDIIV; encoded by the coding sequence ATGGCTAAAGTTGCTCAAGGTTTTAGCGGACGTCAGAAAGCAGCCATATTGTTGATTTCGCTTGGCCCCGAAGTTTCCGCCCAAATCTTCAAACATTTGCGAGAAGAAGAAATCGAGCAGTTAACCCTTGAGATTGCTAACGTGCGTAAAGTGGATAACGCCGATAAGGAAATGATTTTAAGCGAATTTCATCAAATATGCCTCGCTCAGGAATACATCTCGCAGGGCGGCATTGCCTACGCCCGTGAAATTTTGGAGAAAGCCCTTGGTGAGCAGAAGGCCGTCGAGGTCATCAACCGCTTGACAGCTACCCTGCAAGTTCGTCCGTTCGATTTTGCCCGTAAAGCGGATGCCAGTCAGATTCTGAACTTTATCCAGAATGAAAACTCGCAGACGATCGCACTCGTGCTTTCTTACTTGCAAGCCGATCAATCCGCCCAGATCTTATCTTCCCTTCCACAGGAAAAGCAGGCGGATGTCGCCAGACGGGTTGCGCTCATGGACAGCACTTCTCCAGAGGTGATCTCGCAGGTCGAACGCATACTCGAACAAAAGCTCTCTGCTACCGTTACTCAAGATTACACCAGTGCGGGCGGTATTGAATCCATTGTTCAAATATTAAATGGTGTAGACCGGGGGACCGAACGTACGATCCTCGACGCACTGGAAATTCAAGACCCCGAATTGGCCGAAGAAATCAAGAAGCGGATGTTTGTTTTCGAAGACATCGTCAACATCGACAACCGTTCCATACAGCGAATTATCCGCGATATCGAGAATGCCGATTTACAGCTTGCGCTTAAAGTGGCAAGCGAAGAAGTCCGTGAAGCGATCTTCCGCAATATGTCCAAGCGCATGGCGGAAACCTTCATGGAAGAAATGGAATATATGGGACCTGTCCGCCTGCGCGATGTTGAAGAAGCTCAAACGCGCATCGTAGCGACGATCCGCAGACTCGAAGAGTCCGGCGAGATCATTATCGCACGCGGTGGAGGTGACGATATCATTGTCTAG
- a CDS encoding FliH/SctL family protein yields MSSLYKSSQVVSAHDLKRLEWYNQHAVQPEPEPEPAGPDEETVSLQQRILNDAEMFAKQRLEETGQQIEAMLASANEQINNWWQERRDQDLQHFEQIRSEGYQQGYNEGKTESEQEVWQQWESALTEAKSILDSAYQMKEQIIQEAEPFLVELSAAIAEKIIGKQLTVSPEWSLELIRKSLERRREQGVITLCVAPGHLTFVQAAREELSLAIDSQAELQIVPDVSVKDNGCVIRSAFGSIDARIDTQLSEVKRELIQLALQAEERGQADDSH; encoded by the coding sequence TTGTCTAGCCTTTACAAGTCTTCTCAAGTTGTTTCCGCTCATGATTTGAAACGGCTGGAATGGTATAACCAGCATGCCGTTCAACCGGAGCCTGAGCCGGAGCCGGCTGGGCCGGATGAAGAAACCGTCTCGCTGCAGCAGCGGATTCTCAATGATGCCGAGATGTTCGCCAAGCAGCGTCTGGAAGAAACCGGACAGCAGATCGAAGCGATGCTCGCTTCCGCGAACGAGCAAATCAATAACTGGTGGCAGGAGCGTCGCGACCAGGACTTGCAGCATTTCGAGCAAATCCGGAGCGAAGGCTACCAGCAGGGCTACAACGAAGGAAAGACCGAATCCGAGCAGGAAGTTTGGCAGCAATGGGAATCGGCTTTAACCGAAGCCAAATCGATCCTGGATTCCGCTTATCAAATGAAAGAGCAAATCATCCAGGAAGCCGAACCGTTTCTGGTTGAGCTCAGCGCTGCGATTGCAGAGAAAATCATCGGCAAGCAGCTGACGGTTTCGCCGGAATGGTCGCTCGAACTGATTCGCAAATCGCTTGAACGAAGACGGGAGCAGGGTGTCATAACGCTATGCGTTGCACCAGGGCATCTAACGTTCGTACAAGCGGCCCGAGAAGAATTGAGCCTTGCGATCGATTCGCAGGCTGAACTGCAGATCGTCCCCGACGTATCGGTCAAGGATAACGGATGTGTGATCCGTTCGGCATTCGGAAGCATCGATGCCCGGATCGACACGCAGCTCTCGGAAGTCAAACGCGAGTTGATCCAGCTGGCGCTTCAAGCTGAAGAGCGGGGGCAAGCCGATGACAGTCACTAA